One Danio aesculapii chromosome 13, fDanAes4.1, whole genome shotgun sequence DNA window includes the following coding sequences:
- the si:dkey-45k15.1 gene encoding exocyst complex component 3-like protein 4 isoform X1, whose amino-acid sequence MAKSPTSSAQTIFRRLSLFTKSDRKRKEYKQSRKHSLSISKEEEITTEIPLRPCSVLEIRDYIQNDMLKEAYVNLVAMRLELQRERKPQEEGASPVNLVNNEKDINILFETLRNKISDIVRSSFLPSFNKELLEYAAHIIQKEKGKQGEPGAMQGWRESWRDAVQDGVRDPLKKLYLDTHKQNDFSLEVHLELVGKAVVDDLERVKTELLSLYPPDFNVLETYVSCYHEAVVEHLKKLLENMTELKDYKVLLDFTIQRYPSLFKAHCDVEDKAAPIIQEDMLNKIKSSYCQCQKDDFKSELENIIRCENDVWKMKKIPDKADDGFLTSNIHMNICQLITSYVGNLKEIDEDLGKLFIHVCLDELNPFLERLEQVFSQSTCFLLTSDLLDICLWIQYHITYINSFNSLKEHVQCYKESCSAQVETLNEQVDQLTQRLSQTLIKHFQTDVKPFMDVMMTKKWLKTDEDFNEVVSRIDSFSGLCKTMRAPAAQVFANDIHYYVAREYISELMKKKYSCKKTKNEEAAIKIRVQWNKLKKLFQEMESSLDWLYPLGDYLSNIIRMENDKNIKELLTPLVNDYPDISKKHLLAVLYFRGSTFGGLIFGNESVLNQFTMLKREVGDPHHGHFFFSDIE is encoded by the exons ATGGCCAAATCTCCCACTTCTTCAG CACAGACCATCTTTCGCAGATTGTCTTTGTTTACAAAAAGTGACAGGAAACGTAAAGAATATAAACAGTCACGAAAGCATTCTTTATCAATAAGTAAAGAGGAAGAAATTACCACAGAGATTCCTCTAAGGCCATGCTCAG TTTTGGAGATCAGAGATTATATACAAAATGACATGCTGAAGGAGGCCTATGTGAACCTGGTAGCCATGCGCCTGGAGCTTCAGCGTGAACGGAAACCCCAGGAAGAAGGAGCTTCTCCTGTGAATCTAGTCAATAATGAAAAAGATATTAATATTCTATTTGAGACTCTAAGAAACAAAATATCTGACATTGTGCGTTCTAGTTTTCTGCCCTCTTTTAATAAAGAGCTACTGGAGTATGCAGCACACATTATCCAAAAAGAAAAGGGGAAACAGGGAGAGCCAGGAGCGATGCAGGGATGGAGGGAGTCATGGAGAGATGCGGTGCAAGATGGAGTGCGAGATCCGCTGAAGAAACTTTACCTGGACACCCACAAACAGAATGATTTTTCTTTGGAAGTGCATCTGGAGCTTGTGGGTAAAGCTGTGGTGGATGATCTGGAGAGAGTGAAGACTGAACTTCTGAGCTTGTATCCTCCAGACTTTAATGTTCTTGAGACATATGTTTCCTGCTATCATGAGGCTGTAGTAGAGCATTTAAAGAAACTTCTGGAAAACATGACAGAGCTGAAGGATTACAAAGTTCTTCTAGACTTCACCATTCAGCGCTACCCCAG CTTGTTTAAGGCACACTGTGATGTGGAAGACAAGGCAGCTCCGATAATACAGGAAgacatgttaaataaaataaagagctCTTACTGTCAGTGTCAAAAG GATGACTTCAAATCTGAACTGGAGAATATTATCAGATGTGAAAACGACGTGTGGAAAATGAAGAAAATTCCTGATAAAGCAGATGATGGATTCCTCACTTCAAACATCCACATGAATATCTGTCAG CTGATAACGAGCTATGTCGGGAATCTTAAGGAGATCGATGAGGATCTGGGAAAATTATTCATACATGTCTGTTTAGACGAGCTAAATCCATTTCTGGAAAG GCTCGAACAAGTCTTTTCACAGAGCACATGCTTTCTGTTGACCTCTGACCTGCTGGATATCTGTCTGTGGATACAGTATCACATCACCTACATCAACAGTTTTAACTCGCTTAA AGAACATGTGCAGTGTTACAAAGAGAGCTGTTCTGCTCAGGTGGAGACTCTAAACGAACAAGTGGATCAATTGACTCAAAGACTTAGCCAGACCCTCATTAAACATTTCCAAACAGACGTCAAG CCTTTCATGGATGTAATGATGACCAAAAAATGGCTGAAAACAGATGAAGATTTTAATGAAGTGGTATCCAGAATAGACAGTTTCTCTGGGCTCTGCAAAACCATGAGAGCTCCTGCAGCACAA GTTTTTGCGAATGATATCCACTATTACGTAGCCAGAGAATACATCTCCGAGCtgatgaagaaaaaatattcgtGCAAAAAAACCAAAAACGAAGAGGCTGCCATAAAAATCAGAGTTCAATGGAATAAACTCAAGAAACTGTTTCAGGAAATG GAATCATCTTTAGATTGGCTTTACCCACTGGGGGATTACCTTAGCAACATTATTAGAAtggaaaatgacaaaaatatcaaAGAGCTGTTGACTCCGTTAGTTAATGATTACCCAGACATCAG CAAGAAGCATCTGTTGGCTGTCCTTTACTTCAGAGGCAGTACCTTTGGTGGTTTGATCTTTGGGAATGAAAGTGTTCTTAATCAGTTTACCATGCTTAAACGGGAAGTTGGGGATCCACATCATGGACACTTCTTCTTTTCTGACATTGAG TGA
- the si:dkey-45k15.1 gene encoding exocyst complex component 3-like protein 4 isoform X2 translates to MLKEAYVNLVAMRLELQRERKPQEEGASPVNLVNNEKDINILFETLRNKISDIVRSSFLPSFNKELLEYAAHIIQKEKGKQGEPGAMQGWRESWRDAVQDGVRDPLKKLYLDTHKQNDFSLEVHLELVGKAVVDDLERVKTELLSLYPPDFNVLETYVSCYHEAVVEHLKKLLENMTELKDYKVLLDFTIQRYPSLFKAHCDVEDKAAPIIQEDMLNKIKSSYCQCQKDDFKSELENIIRCENDVWKMKKIPDKADDGFLTSNIHMNICQLITSYVGNLKEIDEDLGKLFIHVCLDELNPFLERLEQVFSQSTCFLLTSDLLDICLWIQYHITYINSFNSLKEHVQCYKESCSAQVETLNEQVDQLTQRLSQTLIKHFQTDVKPFMDVMMTKKWLKTDEDFNEVVSRIDSFSGLCKTMRAPAAQVFANDIHYYVAREYISELMKKKYSCKKTKNEEAAIKIRVQWNKLKKLFQEMESSLDWLYPLGDYLSNIIRMENDKNIKELLTPLVNDYPDISKKHLLAVLYFRGSTFGGLIFGNESVLNQFTMLKREVGDPHHGHFFFSDIE, encoded by the exons ATGCTGAAGGAGGCCTATGTGAACCTGGTAGCCATGCGCCTGGAGCTTCAGCGTGAACGGAAACCCCAGGAAGAAGGAGCTTCTCCTGTGAATCTAGTCAATAATGAAAAAGATATTAATATTCTATTTGAGACTCTAAGAAACAAAATATCTGACATTGTGCGTTCTAGTTTTCTGCCCTCTTTTAATAAAGAGCTACTGGAGTATGCAGCACACATTATCCAAAAAGAAAAGGGGAAACAGGGAGAGCCAGGAGCGATGCAGGGATGGAGGGAGTCATGGAGAGATGCGGTGCAAGATGGAGTGCGAGATCCGCTGAAGAAACTTTACCTGGACACCCACAAACAGAATGATTTTTCTTTGGAAGTGCATCTGGAGCTTGTGGGTAAAGCTGTGGTGGATGATCTGGAGAGAGTGAAGACTGAACTTCTGAGCTTGTATCCTCCAGACTTTAATGTTCTTGAGACATATGTTTCCTGCTATCATGAGGCTGTAGTAGAGCATTTAAAGAAACTTCTGGAAAACATGACAGAGCTGAAGGATTACAAAGTTCTTCTAGACTTCACCATTCAGCGCTACCCCAG CTTGTTTAAGGCACACTGTGATGTGGAAGACAAGGCAGCTCCGATAATACAGGAAgacatgttaaataaaataaagagctCTTACTGTCAGTGTCAAAAG GATGACTTCAAATCTGAACTGGAGAATATTATCAGATGTGAAAACGACGTGTGGAAAATGAAGAAAATTCCTGATAAAGCAGATGATGGATTCCTCACTTCAAACATCCACATGAATATCTGTCAG CTGATAACGAGCTATGTCGGGAATCTTAAGGAGATCGATGAGGATCTGGGAAAATTATTCATACATGTCTGTTTAGACGAGCTAAATCCATTTCTGGAAAG GCTCGAACAAGTCTTTTCACAGAGCACATGCTTTCTGTTGACCTCTGACCTGCTGGATATCTGTCTGTGGATACAGTATCACATCACCTACATCAACAGTTTTAACTCGCTTAA AGAACATGTGCAGTGTTACAAAGAGAGCTGTTCTGCTCAGGTGGAGACTCTAAACGAACAAGTGGATCAATTGACTCAAAGACTTAGCCAGACCCTCATTAAACATTTCCAAACAGACGTCAAG CCTTTCATGGATGTAATGATGACCAAAAAATGGCTGAAAACAGATGAAGATTTTAATGAAGTGGTATCCAGAATAGACAGTTTCTCTGGGCTCTGCAAAACCATGAGAGCTCCTGCAGCACAA GTTTTTGCGAATGATATCCACTATTACGTAGCCAGAGAATACATCTCCGAGCtgatgaagaaaaaatattcgtGCAAAAAAACCAAAAACGAAGAGGCTGCCATAAAAATCAGAGTTCAATGGAATAAACTCAAGAAACTGTTTCAGGAAATG GAATCATCTTTAGATTGGCTTTACCCACTGGGGGATTACCTTAGCAACATTATTAGAAtggaaaatgacaaaaatatcaaAGAGCTGTTGACTCCGTTAGTTAATGATTACCCAGACATCAG CAAGAAGCATCTGTTGGCTGTCCTTTACTTCAGAGGCAGTACCTTTGGTGGTTTGATCTTTGGGAATGAAAGTGTTCTTAATCAGTTTACCATGCTTAAACGGGAAGTTGGGGATCCACATCATGGACACTTCTTCTTTTCTGACATTGAG TGA